The Rhodothermales bacterium genome contains the following window.
GTCACTCGCGTGGATCCGTGGTTCCTCTACCAGATCCAGGACATGGTGCGGCTGGAGGAGGCCATTCGTGGGCATACGCTCGACCGCATCGACGCCGAGTTCATGCGCCACATCAAGGCGTACGGGTTCTCGGACGTGCAGATAGCCTATCTGGTGATGGACGAGGCTTCCGAGGACCAGGTGCGTGCGTACCGCAAGCGGTTGGGTGTGCTGCCCAGCTACCAGCTCGTGGACACCTGCGCCGGCGAGTTTCCGGCGCAAACGCCGTACTTCTACTCGACGTATGAGTCGTCGTCAGAGAGCGAGGTGTCGGACCGCGAGAAGGTGATCATCCTCGGGTCGGGCCCGAACCGCATCGGGCAGGGCATTGAGTTCGACTACTCGTGCGTGCACGGCGTGCTCGCGGCGAAGGAGGCCGGGTACGAGGCCATCATGATCAACTGTAACCCGGAGACCGTCTCCACGGACTTCGACGTGGCGGACAAGCTCTATTTCGAGCCTGTATTCTGGGAGCGCGTGCTGGACATCATCGAGCTGGAGAAGCCCGTCGGAGTGATCGTGCAATTGGGCGGGCAGACCGCGCTCAAGATTGCGGAGAAGCTCGACGCCGAGGGCATCACCATCATCGGCACCAGCTACGACAACATGGACCTCGCCGAGCATCGAGGCCGGTTCTCGGACATGCTGAAGGAGCTGGAGATTCCGTACCCGCCGTACGGCATTGCCCACACGGTGCACGAGGCCATCGAGAACGCAGAGCGCATCGGCTATCCGCTCCTGGTGCGGCCGAACTACGTGCTTGGCGGACAGGGCATGCGCATCGCCATCAACAAGGAGGAGGTGGAGCTGTACGTCAACAAGATCTGGAAGCTGCTCCCGGACAATCCCATTCTGCTGGACCGTTTCCTCGAGGACGCCACCGAGCTGGATATCGATGTGGTGCGTGACGGCGACGAGACCTGGATTGCCGGAATCATGCAGCACATCGAGCCGGCGGGCGTGCACTCCGGGGATTCGACGGCCGTCTTGCCGCCGTACAGCCTGAGCGAGGAGGTGCTGACCACCGTGCGCCGCTACGCCGAGGAGATCGGAGACCGGCTGGACATCCGGGGCCTGATGAACGTGCAGATGGTGGTCAAGGACAACTTTGTGTACGTCATTGAAGCCAACCCCCGCGCCTCACGCACCGTACCGTTTGTGGCCAAGGCCACCGGGGTGGCGGTTGCAAACGTGGCGACGCACGTGATGCTGGGCGCCAAACTCGCCGACTTCCGCGAGAAGGGGCTTCTTGAGTCCAAACTCGAGGGCTACGCCATCAAGGAGCCCGTTTTCAGCTGGGACAAATTCCCGGAGGTGCCCAAGGAACTGGGACCCGAGATGAAGTCCACCGGAGAGGCGATCGCGTTTATCGACGAGTTGACGGACGACCACTTTGCGCGGCCATTTGCGGTGAAGGATTTGTACCTCAGGCGGTAACGCTCAGCTCAGGTTTCGTGTACGGAATACGCGGGGCGACGAGCGAAAACAGCTGCTGAACGCCCGGTTGAAAGACGAGACACTGTTGAAGCCGACCTCGAAGGCGATCTCCGAGAGGTTTCGGTTCGGATGTTCGATCATGATCTGGGCGGCAAGGCGTGCCCGTTCCTGTCGAATCAGGGCGGCCGGCGTCAGCCCCATTTCCGCTACCGTTCGCCGGGCCAGCTGGCTGTAGGACAGGCCCACGAGTTCGGCAAGCTGGCTTGGTCCGAATTCGGAATCTCTCAGGTGTTTGTGCACGAGCCCCATCACCAGGTGCTGGTTCGAATCGCCCGCGGCACTTTCCTGGTGTTTCCTCGACCGGTCTCTGGCTCGCAGCAGTCCACTCAACCGAATGCCAAGCACCTCCGGGTCGGAATACCGACCCATGACGGCATCCGCCCCGAGTTCCAGCACAGACTTGGCTTCGGTGGAATCTTCCCTGGAGACCAGGGCCACGATGATTGCTCCGGCCGATACGTCCTGGCCGACCCGGTGAATCATGACCGCACCTACATGCCGGGCGGGGCAGACCACTGCGGAGACCGGGTGGAGCCTGGCAAGCTCTGAAGGCTTGCTGACCGGAGACACATCAAACGTGCTGGACAAGAGGGACGCCAGCTTGTCAACCCCCGGCTCCCCTGCGAGCACGAATGCAACAGGGTGTCGGGAGCCGGACTCCTCGGTGGCGGTACCGCCCACGACGGTCCCGGTGTTGTCCCCGTGTTCCGGCAAGAGAACAGTCACGCAGGATCCTATCGGGGCGAAGTCGACCCCGAGGCTTCCCCCGAGGCGTTCGATCATTTGCCGCGACGCGGCTAGACCCAGACCGACGCTGCTGGACGAACCGGGCAGTTCCAAGCGACCCAGCAGATGGGGGTCAAACAGATCCTCCGGCTCGAGATTCTCAAACGGTGGCCCATCATCGAACACGGTGATGAATGCCGATCCATTGCGCGCGCCGCTTTCAACCATGATCTGTCCGTTCGTCCGGCATCGCCGAATCGCAATATCCATGACCTGCTCCAGCACGTGTATCAATACGCTTCGGTTCGTCAGCGCGGTCAGGTCTGGATGATCGGTGTCGTTGTAGCGAGCAACGACCTTGCGCTCCGTCATCCTGCGGGAGTGTTTGTCCAGGATGGAAACCAGCAGCGGCGGGATAAGCACCGTCGAACGCTCGTGCAGCGCCTCTATCTCGGTGGAGTGCACCAGGCCCTGCAGTTCGGTGGCAAGGCGCTGCAGATCCGAGAATTCCTCCCGCGCTATTTCAACGGCACGGGTCTCCGTGTCGTGCTCAAGTGATCCGACTCCAATGCCAATGTGCAGCTTGAGCCGATCCGCCAGCCTGGACAGGAACCGTCGGCGCAAGCTGTCCGCCGCAATCAAGTGAGATGCCTGCTCGACGATGATCTCGTTGTCTCTCTGCGACCGAGTGACCGCGGAAGAGAGCTGTTTGGTGCGCTCCTTGACCTCGCGCTCCAGTCGCTGATTGAGCAACCGTTGGCGTCGACTCCGAGTCCAGTACGCGACTACTCCTGCACCGAAGAGCGACAGGCCCAGCATGGTGCGGAAGAACCACGTTTCCCACCAGAACGGTACTACGTCCACGGTCATGAGAGAGATCGGACCGCGTGCGCCGTCCAGCGTCTGCACTGCCCGCATGTGGAGGGTCGTGTGCCCTGGGCTGGAGAAGGCCACCGGAAGGGAAATCTCGTTCGATGTGGTCCAAGCATCCCGTCCATTCAGCGACCACTCAACCAGCACATTGTCCCTGGACTGAGTAGTCGGGACCACGACCCGGAAAGACGTTTCCCGCGCCCAGGTCGGGATCCTCAGCGGCAGGGGTTCTCCCGCGTGCCAGAGAACGCGGCCGCCCGCCTCGGCGGAATCGAAATAGAGCTGCGGAGCCGGGGGGGCTTCCTCCATTCCGGTATCCACCACGGCAATGCCTGTGGCCATGGCATGCCACAGGTTTCCTTCCTGATCGAGAAAGCTTGTCGATGGCGCCCCCCCGTTGGATTCGAGTTCAGCAAGCCCCTGATCAGTTCCGACAACGAACGGGTGAATCCGTGGTGTTTCGTTTCTGATCCATGCGTCAACCTCGCTGACGCGAAGCGCATAGATCCCGGAGTGAGAGCCAATCCAGACCCGACCCCCCTCTCCGGCATGCACCGAGTTCACAAAGGCGTCTGGAAGACCCTGCTCCGGCGTCAGCTGACTCCAGGCCTCCAGTGGTCCGGCGCATGGACCGACCAGCAGTCCATTGCCATATGAACCAATCCAGCACCTTCCGGACTTGTCGGCCAGAAACCCCCGTGCTTCCAGATTCCAGGAGTCCAGCGGGACCTGCTCCACGCAGGCATCAGGGGTGCATCGCAGCAGGCCCGACCCGATCACCCATACCGCCGACTCTCCGGCCACTTCAAAGCGGTAACGGCCGGGCCGTTCAAGCTGCGCCAGTCGGGTACTGGACGAATCGGTCGTGACCTCGACCCAGGCGCCTGCCGGGTGCCTGGGAGTCTCCGCGCTTCGAATGGTCCAGATCGCGCCGTCGGGCGAGCGGCGAACCCGCCACAGTCGATTCGACGCTGAATGCAGGTCCCACTCCAGCGTGTTGGTATCCAACGAATACAATTCGCGGCCTGTGACCACATGCAAAACGTCGCCGCTCAGGTGTCCGTCGCCGATGCGTTCGATCGGAGCCTCAACCTGAACTCCGTCGACATAGAGCTTCTTGTGTGCATTCACCCAGATCCGTCCCTGGCTGTCGGTAGCCAGAAAGTTGACCGACCCTGGAGAGGCTATCCATCGAGCCCTGGCTCTGGCCACCCTGATCAAACCCGAGGACTGTGTCCCGATCCACAGGCCGCCGGCTTCGTCTGGATCGAGATGCCACCACTCGGGTCGGGTAGGGTAGGCCAGCTCTCCCACCACAATGGAGTCGGCATCGACCCGCCCGCCCGTGGTTTGCATCCAGTCCCGGATCCGTTGCATTCTGCGTCCCTGGCCGATCGGATCAGATGGCGGAACGATGCGAAGCGTGTTGCCATGCTCCAGCAGTTCCAGGTCCCGGCGATTGAAGGGGTCCTGAACGAGCAGATGTCCGGATGGCGCGTAGATCGGTCCGACCACGCGTGCCGTGCCCAGAACGGCAGCGACCTCGGCATCAAATGACCGTGCCCATCGGCCGTCAAAACGGACGAGCCCTGAGTGGCTGGTGGCCCAGACCACTCCGGCCGAGTCCACCGCCACCCCGGTCAGGAAGTTCGAAGACAGCCCCCGGCCGCTCTCCAGGTGGTGGGTGACCACCCAGTCCGAGTTCAGTTCGAACCACGACTCCTGCGCGTTGACCTCCCTGGAGGAGGTTTCCAGTACTGCCAGCAGGAGCAGAAAGCTGGATACATACTTCACATCAAGAAATACAGTCCCCGGCCTGCAGAATGCAACGAATACTGATTCCGGCAAGTCGCCGGGGTTTCGGTCAGGCCGCTTGGGCGATGTAGTCTTCGCTCCAATCGGCCCAAAGTAGGCCGGATTGGGGAGTATCCGGCCTTGACAGGCTCCGGGACTCGGACCTCGCGGTCCGAGTCCCGGGCCGGCGATCCTAATAGTCGATGTTGAGTCGCCTGACGGTTTCAAGCGTCAGGCCACCCGTGACGAGGGAGTTGGCGCGCTGGTACGCCGTGACTCCCCTGGTTGTCTGCGGGCCGTAGATCCCGTCAATGGGGCCGCCGTAGTAGCCTTCCTGTTTCAAGGCCGTCTGAAGCTGGCGAACCGTTGTGCGAGTGAAGTTGACCTCGCATAGCACCGGCAACCATTCGGCCCTTCCTTCGCTGATTACTTCCACCCGACTGACCTCTCCGTACTCGGCTGGAATCGGAATTCTGCGTTCACTGGCGGCGCGTACCAGACGGCGCACCTTGCGCTACTCATACTGTGCCGGGATTTCCCGGGTGATGACTTCCGGCTCGCGCACCATGACCTGCTTGCGCACAGATTCATACTCGGCCGGGATTTCCACGCGTCGGGTAGTTGCTGCGGTCACCAGGACCCGACGTGTGACTTCGCGATATTCGGCGGGCTCCTCAATCAGGCACATGACCGTGCCGGTGTCAGTATCCACGGTCGTGATGAAGTTGCCACTGGCATCGCGCACCACATTCTGGGTAGAGTCCACAAGGGCGGCGCCGTATATGCGTCCTTCGCTTGGTTTCCACACCGTTCGGGCCGGGCGAACCAGAATGCGCTCAACCCGCTCTTCGTACTCGGCAGGCACTTCCTCCAGCCGGAAAGACGCTGGGCGAACCTCAATCTGCTCGGTCTGCCATTCGTAGACGGCCGGCTTGATCTCTACGACTTTTTCGCCGGCTTCCTTGATGAGGACACGCTGGGTGACCGTCTCATACTCGGCAGGGATGGTCTCTATGCGCTCACCGGCTTCACGGATGACCACCTGCTCGGTGACGGTGCGAAGCTCCGGCTCCACGTAGAGTCGTGAATAGCACATTCCAGGCTCTGCATCGGGGGGGAGCAGGTTGATTCCGCCGGCGGTTGCGGAAGGTCCGGACGGCGACTCCGCGGACGGAGGCTCGGCATCGGCTTGCGCCTGAACCTGCTGTTGAAGCCTCGAGAGCTGCTCCCGGGTCTCAAGCTGCGCAGAGGCCGCTGCATCCAGTTCCGCCCGAGCCTCGGCCAACTGGCGTTCCAGTGCGTCAGCACGGGCCTGCTGTTCGCTGGCTTCTGCTTCTGCAGTGACGACGGCGGATTGGGATGTGGTACAACCACCCAGGATGGCCGCGAAAGCAACGAATGTCGCTGCCAGGAGCAGCCGTGAGGGGTTCTGGTTCATGGGTAGAGCGAATGGTTGGGGGATGCATTGTGCCGTGCCGCTATCAGAGCTGCCGGCGTGGCGAAAAACATAGACCCCCGTTTTCCTGCCTTCTGCGCGTTCCTGCGCATGGGATGCGCAGGAATGCGCCAAATGGTGAAATCGCGCGCTCGTCGCCATGGCCTGCAAAAACAGGAGGGGCTCCCGATCGCGCGATCGGGAGCCCCTCCGGAATCCTCGGAATGAATGCGGGAGCCGGCGGGCCCGCTACATCCGTTCTACTGTGATCCGCCCACCCATACCGACTTCGTTGTAGTCGCAGGTGGCGCGCCCACCACAAAGTCCTGGGCGTTCGCGAGCAAGTGCGCCAGCACCTCCTCCGTGGTCGCCGTCGGGTTCTGTGAGACGTAAAGGGCGGCAGCTCCTGCCACGTGCGGGGCCGCCATCGAGGTGCCCGACATGGAGGTCGGCACCAGCGTGCCCGGAGCGAGAGACACAACGCCCTCACCGGGAGCAAGAATGTCGACCTTCGGCCCGTAGTTGGAGAAGGGAGAGAAGAGCCCCAGCGCGTTGTGGGAGCCCACCGTGATGGCGCCCGGTACCTTGGCCGGCGTCACGAAATCCGAGTTGTCGCCCTGGTTGCCCGCCGCGATGACAAAGATCACGCCCGCATCCGTCGACGCCTCAATCGCGTGGTCCAGCGCAGTGAACTCGGGAGTGCCTACGTTCTCACCAAGCGACATGTTGACGATCATGGGCGAGGCCGGGTCGGCCAGCTTGCGCGCCGTCAATTCCTCGACCGCAGCGATGACCACGGACACGTCCGTCGTTCCGTCGTCGCCGAGGACCTTCATATTGTGGATGCGTGCCCCGGGGGCAACGCCTACCAGGCCGTCCGTATCGTCCATCGCGGCGATGATACCTGCCACGTGAGTGCCGTGTCCGTCATAGTCGGACGCATCGTCAAAACCATCCCGCATATCCAGGGACTCGACCATGTTGAGGTCGTTGTCACCTGCCCCGGGCCGGGCCACGCCTGTATCCAATACGTAGACGTCCACATCCACCATGCCGGTGTGGTCACCGGAGGCCGCCCAGCTGGTCTGACCACCGATGGCAGCGACGCTCCACGGCACGGTCTGGCCGGCGCTGCCTATCTCGGCATTCGGATCCGGCGTCGTGACCGAGAAATCGGGCTCGAACCAGGAGATCTCGTCATCCGCAGCCAGCTCCGCCAGGAAATCGTCGTACGCGCTCAGCCCCAGACTGTCGTCAATGGTGATGGCGTATCCGTCGAATACGTTCCCGTACTCATAGCGCTCCACCACGTGGTACCGCTCCAGCACCTTGTATCGTTCAAGCACGGAGAAGCGCTCAACTACCCCGTAGCGCTCAATCAGGCGCTGCTTGTTGATGGAGAACACCAGCTGCAGACTGGACTGATTGCCAAACTTGCCCGCAGCTCCGGGGCGCATGGCCTTCTCCATGAGATGGGAGTTGCGAAACTTGCCACTCTCCGAGATGTGGCGATCGACCAGGAGGTCGGATTCCTGCGGGTCCGTCAGGGAGTCGCCGCAGCCGGTCATCACAATCAGGACGGCCACGAGGCCAAGTAGGGGGAATCGACGGGACATGTGGGGGAAGTAGGGTTAAAGTGCCGTTCGCGGGGTATCGGCAGTTTTCCCAGCTTCTTAAGCCCCGGCGGGATTTTTTCGGGCGATGGGCGGTGCTGCTTTCAGCAGCCGGTGGCCGCCCCGAGAGCCGTCCGCTCCGCCGTCCGAGCGCCCGAATCGCACGTCCGTGGTTACACATCGCCAGCCCCGTTCCTCCAACAGGAAACAAACAGGAAGAAAGTTGGTGCTATCAAAAAGATATCAGAGTGACATGCGCGATGTTCTGATCCGCGGAATCCCGGAAGACACGCACGCCTGGCTGAAGACGGCGGCCGAGGACAACAACCGCAGCATGACCGCGGAAGTACTGGAAATCCTGCACAATGCCCGGCAACGCGCTGAGGCAGCCCGGGGACGACTGGCTCGCGTCGAGGCCTGGAGAAAGAAGTATTTGCCAGACGACGGTTGTGAGCTGGACGAGCTCGTCTCCATTGTCCGACAGGGCCGCACCCATGGTCATTGATGCCAATGTGCTCGCGGCTTATTACCTGGCTCGCGATCCGGCTCTCCGGGTACGGCTGGTCGGTCTCGAATGGTACGCCCCTCCGATCTGGCGGAGCGAGTTCATGAGCACACTTCGTTCCTGGATGGTCAGGCGAAAGCTTTCCCTCGAGGCAGCGGTAGTTGCCCACGGCGAAGCCGAGGTCGAAATCATTCCGGCACCCTCACCTGACGCTGCCCATGTCTTTGCGCTGGCCGAGGCTTCTGGATGCAGCACGTATGACTGCGAATACTTGGCTGCGGCTCAGATGATGGATGTACCCCTGCTGACGTTGGACGCACAGGTCCTTCGAGCCTTCCCACAGGTGGCCCGGACCCCCTGAGCGGGCATTCAGCCCTCTTCTTGCTGCCAATCCCCCGAACGGCCGGAACTAGTAGCACGAGGATGGGAGTTGTACTCCGCCCCACGGAGAAAACAGCTTTCCCAATGAAAGGAACGTCCCTGATGCTGCTGCTGGTTCTGGCAGTGGCGCCGGCGTTTGCTCAGGACCCCGAGTCCTTTGAGCGTGACGTCACCGAATTCACGCTGGACAATGGACTGAAGTTCATCGTCGTGCAGCGTACGGAGGCACCGGTTGTGTCCTTCCACACCTACGCCGACGTCGGCGGTGTGGATGAGCTCAAAGGCATTACCGGCATTGCCCACATGTTCGAGCACATGGCCTTCAAAGGCACCACCGACATCGGAACCACCGATATCGACGCCGAAATGGCCGCCATTCGGCGAGTGGACGAGGTGTACGCCGAGTTGCGGGCAGAGCAGCACAAACGCGGTCTGGCGGACGCCGAGCGCCTCGCGGAGCTCGAAGCAGCTTTTGAGCAGGCCAAGAAAGACGCCCAGGCATTCGCCGCAGGCGACTTTGACGAGGCCATCACCCGGAACGGCGGTGTGGGTCTGAACGCCACCACCTCATCCGACGCTACGCGCTACTTCTACAGCTTGCCGGCCAACAAAATCGAGCTCTGGTTCTCGCTGGAGTCCGCCCGGTTCTTTGATCCGGTGCTCCGGGAGTTCTATGTGGAGCGGGATGTCGTCATGGAGGAGCGCCGCATGCGCACCGAGTCGAATCCCGTCGGCCGGCTCGTGGAGGAATGGCTGGCCACGGCCTTCAAGAGCCACCCCTATGGTGAGCCGGTGGTGGGCCACATGTCGGACCTTCAGTCCTTCACGCGTGAGGAGGCCCAGGACTTCTTTGAGAAGTACTACGGCGCGAGCAACCTGACCATCGCCATTGTCGGTTCGGTGGATGTCGATGAGGTCCGCAGCCTTGCCGAGACGTACTTCGGCCGCCTTCCGGACCGGCCCAAGCCGGATCCGGTGGAGACGGTGGAGCCGCCCCAGATTTCGGAGCGCACGGTGGTGATCACGGAGCAGAGCCAGCCTTTTGTGCTGGTTGGGTATCACAAGCCCAGTTTCCTGCACCCGGACGATGCGGCCTACAATGTGCTTTCCGACATCCTCGGTCGCGGACGGACCAGCCGCATCTACCGCCAGATGGTCGATCAGGACCAGATGGCGCTGCAGGCGGCATCGATCAACAACTTCCCGGGCAACAAGTACCCGAACCTGTTCGCGCTGTTTGCGGTGCCGAACCAGGGGCGTTCTGTGGAAGAAAACCTCGAGGCCATCAACGGCATCATTGAGGACGTGAAGTCCGGCGGGGTCACCGACGAGGAGTTGGCTCGCGCAAAAGCGAACGCCCGGGCTGACCTGGTGCAGCAGCTCCAGTCAAACAGCGGCATCGCCGGCCAGTTGGCTTTCTACCAGGCAGTGACCGGAGACTGGCGCCAGCTGTTCAGTCGCCTGGAGCAAATCGAAGCCGTCACCAACGAAGACATCATGCGGCTGGCGAACGAGACGTTTGTTTCGTCCAACCGCACGGTGGCGATGATCCGTACCGAACCGGCCGAAACAGCACAGACCGCATCGCCCGAAACCGATACCACCAGCCGCGGAGAGGGCCAGTAATCATGAAGCATCTTTTTTCGATTCTGCTCCTGGCGCTTCTGGTCCTGCCGGCCGCGGCCCAGAAGCATCACTCAGCCATCGACTATCCGGAGCTCCCGGATTTTGACACGCCGGAGGCCCAGCGGTTTGAACTGGACAACGGCATGGTGCTTTTCCTCATCGAGGATCGTGCGCTGCCGATGGTAAACGTTGTTGCCCGCGTGGGAACGGGCAGTGTGTATGAGCCGGGCGACAAGGTGGGACTCGCGTCCATCCTGGGTCAGGTCATGCGCTCGGGTGGCACGGAAACCGTTCCGGGCGATACGCTCAACGTCATCCTGGAGAACATCGCGGCCTCGGTGGAGACCTCCGTCGGCGCCACGTCCGGAGGCGGCAGCATGTTTGCGCTGACCGAGCATGCCGGCACCGTATTGCCGCTGTTTGCAGACGTGCTGATGAACCCGGCGCTGCCGCAGGACAAGATTGACCTGGCCAAAACGCAGATCAGCAGCGCGATCTCCCGCCGCAACGATGACCCCGGTCAGATTGCCAGTCGGGAGTTCAACGAGATTCTCTACGGATCCGAAAGCCCATGGGCGCGCGCGCCGGAGTACGCGACCGTCGACGCCATTTCGCGGGACGACCTCGTGGCGTTCCACGAAGCATGGTACCACCCCGGCAACGTGATGATCGGTGCGTGGGGAGACTTTGATGCCGAGGAGATGGCCGCTCGCATCGAAGCTGCGTTTGAAAGCTGGCAGCCGGTCCCGGGATTCCAGCGGCCACCGGCACCGGTGGCTCAGTCCCCGGATCAGGACGGCGTGTTTCTCGTGGACAAGGACGACGTCACGCAGTCAACCGTGTACCTCGGCCATCTCGGAGACATACGGGCGGATCATCCGGATCAGCCCGCGCTCACGATGATGAACCAGGTGCTTAGCGGCGGATTCTCGGGCCGCCTGATGCAGAGCGTTCGCGTGGAGCAGGGGCTGGCCTACGCCGTCGGCGGTGGGTACTCAGCCAACTTCGATCGTCCAGGCACCTTTTTCGCCCAGGTGATGACCAAGTCCGAGTCCACGGTGGACGCGGCCAACGCGGTGCTTGCCGAGATCGACAAGATGCGTGAAGCTCCGCCGGAAGAGGAGGAGGTCGCCCTGGCTCGCGACGGATACCTGAACCGCTTCGTGTTCAACTTTGACACGCGTGGCGAAGTGGTCAACCGAATGATGACGTACGACTGGTACGGCTATCCGATGGACTTCCTGGAGATCCAGAAAAGCGGGCTCGAGGCGGTCACGCCGCAGGACATCCATCGCGTATCGCAGCAGTACCTGAAACCCGAAGACATCCGCATCCTGGTTGTGGGCAAGGCGGAAGAATTCGGTGCGCCGCTCACCGAGCTCGGTCCGGTCACAGAGGTGGACATCAGCATCCCGACTGGCGAGGAGCCGGTTGAGGAGGCGACGGAAGAGTCCGCCGAGGGTGGCGTCGCTCTGCTGATGGCAGCGCGGGAAGCCATGGGCGGCGATCCCGGTTTCGGCACCCTGGAGGCCATCCTGATGGACGGCTCGCAGAAGATCTCCACGCCGGA
Protein-coding sequences here:
- a CDS encoding insulinase family protein, translating into MKHLFSILLLALLVLPAAAQKHHSAIDYPELPDFDTPEAQRFELDNGMVLFLIEDRALPMVNVVARVGTGSVYEPGDKVGLASILGQVMRSGGTETVPGDTLNVILENIAASVETSVGATSGGGSMFALTEHAGTVLPLFADVLMNPALPQDKIDLAKTQISSAISRRNDDPGQIASREFNEILYGSESPWARAPEYATVDAISRDDLVAFHEAWYHPGNVMIGAWGDFDAEEMAARIEAAFESWQPVPGFQRPPAPVAQSPDQDGVFLVDKDDVTQSTVYLGHLGDIRADHPDQPALTMMNQVLSGGFSGRLMQSVRVEQGLAYAVGGGYSANFDRPGTFFAQVMTKSESTVDAANAVLAEIDKMREAPPEEEEVALARDGYLNRFVFNFDTRGEVVNRMMTYDWYGYPMDFLEIQKSGLEAVTPQDIHRVSQQYLKPEDIRILVVGKAEEFGAPLTELGPVTEVDISIPTGEEPVEEATEESAEGGVALLMAAREAMGGDPGFGTLEAILMDGSQKISTPDGQTFDLGLKMIIGMPDNVRLEQQTPMGGLVLTKMGDEFGFPAMIPEQMQGQLRDQIRVSMWQSPAYFLSRIDALEAQQLADGELDGRAAKVVLVSPPDGVNQFRLYLDAGTNLPIGITYQQGPVAVSEVYGDYRDTGALHLPYSVKQYQGDQLGGEISYNSIEVNPPVDASTFQQ